The following are from one region of the Arachis duranensis cultivar V14167 chromosome 10, aradu.V14167.gnm2.J7QH, whole genome shotgun sequence genome:
- the LOC107468372 gene encoding glutaredoxin-C9, whose translation MHQAIPYRTWIHANTRDSRDLPLAVRGAGVDSASVAKLVSENAVIVIGRRGCCMCHVIKRLLQGLGVNPPVYEVDEHHEAAVAAHLGAATVQFPAVFVGGKLXDSYLR comes from the coding sequence ATGCACCAAGCAATCCCTTATAGAACCTGGATCCATGCGAACACACGTGACTCACGTGACCTTCCCCTCGCAGTGCGGGGGGCAGGTGTGGATTCTGCCAGCGTGGCAAAGTTAGTTTCGGAGAACGCAGTGATAGTGATTGGGAGACGTGGATGCTGCATGTGCCACGTCATCAAGAGGTTGTTACAAGGCCTTGGAGTCAACCCTCCAGTCTACGAGGTGGACGAGCACCACGAGGCCGCCGTCGCCGCACACCTGGGCGCTGCAACGGTGCAGTTCCCGGCGGTGTTCGTAGGAGGGAAGTTGTNCGACTCATATCTCAGGTGA
- the LOC107468253 gene encoding NAC domain-containing protein 73, which produces MAWCNETHEKEIIASNNSTITLRPKSDQEIRNISCPSCSHNIQIIQEQGGIHELPGLPAGAKFDPNDIEILEHLEAKVMSHVPNLHPLIDEFIPTLQDENGICYTHPEKLPGVKKDGQIRHFFHRPSKAYTTGTRKRRKVHTDEDGSETRWHKTGKTRAVVAGGLVKGFKKILVLYTNYGRQKKPEKTNWVMHQYHLGSNEEERDGELVVSKVFYQTQPRQCGNSIVIKEDDDDLPYGKILMMNNRKKHKNNDDAAPVVDYYINYDHVEHHHNHNHNSQRCSSPTQLIPNLVLQGDSSSLFRFASSSLDGNANKTRLFERKL; this is translated from the exons ATGGCATGGTGCAATGAGACTCATGAGAAAGAGATCATTGCTTCCAATAATAGTACTATTACTCTTAGACCTAAATCCGACCAAGAAATTCGAAACATAAGTTGCCCCTCATGTAGCCATAACATTCAAATAATCCAAGAGCAG GGTGGAATTCATGAGTTGCCAGGGTTACCAGCTGGAGCGAAGTTTGACCCAAATGACATTGAAATATTGGAGCATTTGGAGGCAAAAGTTATGTCTCATGTGCCCAACCTTCATCCTCTCATTGATGAATTCATACCAACGCTTCAAGACGAGAATGGCATCTGTTATACACACCCAGAGAAGCTACcag GAGTAAAGAAAGATGGGCAGATTCGGCACTTCTTCCACAGGCCTTCAAAAGCATACACAACAGGAACAAGGAAGAGAAGAAAGGTTCACACCGATGAAGATGGAAGCGAAACAAGGTGGCACAAAACCGGAAAAACAAGAGCGGTGGTGGCCGGCGGCCTAGTCAAGGGGTTCAAGAAGATTCTAGTACTATACACCAACTATGGGAGGCAAAAAAAGCCTGAGAAAACTAACTGGGTGATGCATCAATACCATCTTggaagcaatgaagaagagagagatggAGAACTAGTAGTTTCAAAAGTGTTCTATCAAACACAACCTAGACAATGCGGCAATTCCATTGTTATaaaggaagatgatgatgatcttCCCTATGGAAAGATATTGATGATGAATAACAGaaagaagcacaaaaataaTGATGATGCTGCTCCTGTTGTGGACTACTACATAAATTATGACCATGTTGAGCATCATCATAATCACAATCATAATAGCCAAAGATGTTCATCACCTACTCAACTTATTCCAAACTTGGTTCTCCAAGGTGattcctcttctctttttcgCTTTGCTTCATCATCACTGGATGGGAATGCCAACAAAACAAGACTTTTTGAGAGAAAGTTGTAG
- the LOC107468261 gene encoding serine/threonine-protein kinase-like protein ACR4 yields MDHANIAYDLVMVALSISLIVLGVVLFLACKKKPVESEETLPVKFCARAYPLMELDAATDGFNHRRIVGQGRLGTVYAATLSNAELVAVKRIHPFLVLSNAGFGFSSVLKWLSLAQHPNVVPIIGFSEAPKRFRIAAGVARGLQYLHEVVAPNIVHGCVKSSNVLIDVNFCARVCDYGLNFLAPMEKRGVVGYVDGEYWNERGGGATKESDVYGLGVVLLELLSGRGCEGGSLANWALPLIKEMSFGQVLDPRLVTPSDMSPLVRLAKVASACVGNPRKCRPSVAQVATILNDLEIQVSFP; encoded by the coding sequence ATGGACCATGCCAATATTGCTTATGATTTAGTCATGGTGGCTCTATCCATATCTCTTATAGTTCTTGGTGTTGTTCTGTTTCTTGCATGCAAGAAAAAGCCGGTTGAATCCGAGGAAACACTTCCGGTAAAATTTTGTGCTCGTGCATACCCTTTAATGGAACTTGATGCTGCCACTGATGGCTTCAATCATAGGAGAATTGTTGGCCAGGGTCGCCTAGGAACGGTTTACGCCGCAACGCTATCGAATGCAGAGCTTGTAGCTGTGAAGAGGATCCacccttttcttgttttgagcaATGCAGGTTTTGGATTCTCATCTGTGTTGAAGTGGCTCTCATTGGCACAACACCCCAACGTTGTTCCAATCATAGGATTCTCCGAAGCGCCCAAGAGGTTTAGAATTGCAGCAGGTGTAGCTAGAGGGCTTCAATACCTGCATGAAGTGGTAGCACCAAACATAGTACATGGTTGTGTTAAGTCCTCTAATGTTCTTATTGATGTGAATTTCTGTGCCAGGGTTTGTGATTATGGACTTAACTTCTTGGCACCAATGGAGAAGAGAGGGGTAGTGGGGTATGTGGATGGTGAGTATTGGAATGAGAGAGGGGGTGGTGCTACTAAAGAAAGTgatgtttatggtttaggtgtGGTGCTTTTGGAGCTTCTAAGTGGAAGAGGGTGTGAGGGAGGGTCATTGGCAAATTGGGCATTGCCTTTGATTAAGGAAATGAGTTTTGGTCAAGTTTTAGATCCCAGGCTTGTGACTCCTTCTGATATGAGTCCTTTGGTTAGATTGGCCAAAGTTGCTTCAGCTTGTGTTGGTAATCCAAGAAAGTGTAGGCCTAGTGTTGCTCAAGTTGCTACCATTTTGAACGATTTAGAAATACAAGTGTCTTTTCCATAG
- the LOC107468343 gene encoding receptor-like protein kinase HSL1, which yields MRPISVLLVLAVLSAAAESLNQEGLFLYEMKLAMEDPHSTLSNWNTRDSTPCNWFGVTCHSHTVVTLDLSSANLFGPFPSHSLCRLRNLTTLTLFNNSINDTLPSDISLCRSLLHLDLSQNLLTGPLPHSLSLLPNLRHLDLAGNNFSGPIPPSFGAFQKLQVISLVYNLLEGTIPPSLGNITTLKMLNLSYNPFSPAPIPPELGNLTNLEVLWLTQCNLVGEIPESLGNLKSLVDLDLAFNNLHGSIPASLTGLTRLVQLELYNNSLSGELPKGMSNLTSLRLVDLSMNHLEGELPDEFCRLPLESLNLYENRFQGNLPATIANSPNLYELRLFDNRFTGKLPENLGKNAPLKWIDLSTNQFSGPIPGTLCDHGQLEELLLIYNSFSGEVPASLGACTSLTRVRLGFNRFSGEIPAGLWGLPHVSLLELVDNSFSGSIASTIAGARNLSLLRLSKNGFEGPIPQEIGWLEALQEFSGGDNKFNGSLPQSFVNLGQLGTLDLHNNKLSGELPNEIKSWKKLNELNLANNEIGGEIPKEIGSLSVLNFLDLSNNKFSGKVPLGLQNLRLNELNLSHNQLNGELPPMLAKDMYKASFLGNPGLCGDLKGLCNGRDKDKSRSFVWLLRIMFIVATLVFVVGVVWFYFKYKGFKNARAIDKSKWTLMSFHKLGFGEDEILNCLDEDNVIGSGSSGKVYKVVLSNGEAVAVKKIWEGVKKEIECGGDVENGRFQDNAFDAEVETLGKIRHKNIVKLWCCCTTRDCKLLVYEYMPNGSLGDLLHSSKGGLLDWPTRYKIAVDAAEGLSYLHHDCVPPIVHRDVKSNNILLDGEFGARVADFGVAKVVETTGKGTKSMSVIAGSCGYIAPEYAYTLRVNEKSDIYSFGVVILELVSGKRPVDPEFGEKDLVSWVCTTLDQKGVEHVVDSRLDSSFKQDICKVLNIGLVCTSPLPINRPAMRRVVKMLQELGTTTPPNPRYQQNKVNQE from the exons atGCGTCCAATCTCAGTGTTGCTGGTTCTGGCGGTTCTATCAGCGGCAGCAGAGTCACTGAACCAAGAAGGACTGTTCCTGTATGAAATGAAGCTCGCCATGGAAGACCCTCATTCCACGCTCTCCAACTGGAACACCAGAGACTCCACTCCCTGCAACTGGTTCGGTGTCACCTGCCACTCCCACACCGTCGTCACCCTCGACCTCTCCTCCGCCAACCTCTTTGGCCCATTCCCCTCTCACTCCCTTTGCCGCCTCCGCAATCTCACCACCCTCACCCTCTTCAACAACTCCATCAACGACACTCTCCCTTCCGACATCTCCCTCTGCCGCTCCCTCCTCCACCTCGACCTCTCCCAGAACCTCCTCACCGGACCCCTCCCCCATTCTCTCTCCTTGCTCCCCAACCTCCGCCACCTCGACCTCGCCGGAAACAACTTCTCCGGCCCCATCCCTCCCTCCTTCGGAGCCTTCCAGAAACTCCAGGTCATCAGCCTCGTCTACAATCTTCTAGAAGGAACCATACCACCTTCCCTCGGCAACATCACCACCCTCAAGATGCTCAACCTCTCTTACAACCCATTTTCACCGGCTCCGATTCCGCCGGAGCTCGGTAACCTCACGAACCTTGAGGTTCTGTGGCTCACTCAGTGCAACCTCGTCGGTGAAATACCCGAATCACTCGGTAACCTCAAGAGCCTCGTCGACTTGGACCTTGCATTCAATAACCTCCACGGTTCCATTCCCGCTTCGCTCACCGGGTTGACTCGCCTGGTTCAGCTCGAGTTGTATAACAACTCGTTGTCCGGCGAGTTACCCAAGGGAATGTCGAACCTTACCTCCTTGAGGCTCGTTGATCTGTCCATGAACCACTTGGAAGGTGAACTTCCCGACGAGTTCTGCCGTTTGCCGCTTGAAAGTCTCAACCTTTACGAGAATCGCTTCCAAGGGAACTTGCCGGCGACCATTGCAAACTCGCCGAACCTCTATGAGTTGAGGTTGTTCGACAACAGGTTCACTGGGAAGTTGCCGGAGAATCTGGGGAAGAATGCGCCGTTGAAATGGATTGATCTCTCGACCAACCAGTTCTCCGGTCCCATTCCGGGGACTCTATGCGATCACGGCCAGTTGGAGGAGCTTCTGTTGATATATAACTCGTTTTCCGGCGAGGTTCCGGCGAGTCTTGGCGCATGCACGAGCTTAACGCGTGTAAGGCTTGGTTTCAACCGGTTTTCCGGCGAGATTCCGGCGGGTTTGTGGggtcttcctcatgtgtctctGCTTGAGCTTGTCGACAACTCATTTTCTGGTTCAATCGCGAGTACCATTGCCGGAGCGAGGAATCTTTCGCTGTTGAGGCTTTCGAAGAACGGTTTCGAGGGTCCAATCCCTCAAGAGATTGGATGGTTGGAAGCTCTTCAGGAATTTTCTGGTGGCGATAACAAGTTCAATGGCTCGTTGCCTCAGAGTTTTGTGAATCTTGGTCAGCTTGGTACTCTTGATCTGCATAACAATAAGCTCAGTGGAGAGCTTCCCAATGAGATTAAATCATGGAAGAAACTGAACGAGttgaatttggctaacaatgagATTGGTGGTGAAATCCCTAAGGAAATTGGTAGTTTGTCAGTGCTTAATTTTCTTGATCTTTCTAATAACAAGTTTTCTGGGAAAGTACCCCTTGGTTTGCAGAATTTGAGGCTGAATGAGCTCAATTTGTCTCATAATCAGTTGAATGGAGAACTTCCCCCAATGTTGGCTAAGGATATGTACAAGGCTAGCTTTCTTGGTAACCCTGGTTTGTGTGGGGATTTGAAGGGTTTATGTAATGGAAGAGACAAGGATAAGAGTAGAAGCTTTGTTTGGTTGCTTAGAATCATGTTCATTGTTGCCACTTTGGTGTTTGTTGTTGGTGTGGTATGGTTCTACTTCAAGTACAAGGGTTTCAAGAATGCAAGGGCTATTGATAAGTCAAAGTGGACATTGATGTCATTTCACAAACTGGGTTTTGGTGAGGATGAGATCTTGAACTGCCTTGATGAAGATAATGTGATAGGAAGCGGATCTTCTGGGAAAGTCTACAAGGTTGTGCTTAGCAACGGTGAAGCTGTCGCCGTGAAGAAGATATGGGAAGGGGTTAAGAAGGAAATAGAATGTGGTGGAGATGTCGAAAATGGCCGCTTTCAAGACAATGCTTTTGATGCAGAGGTTGAGACATTGGGTAAAATTAGGCACAAGAACATTGTGAAGCTCTGGTGCTGCTGCACCACAAGGGATTGCAAGCTGTTAGTTTATGAGTACATGCCGAATGGAAGCCTTGGTGATTTGCTGCATAGCAGCAAAGGAGGGTTGTTGGATTGGCCAACCAGGTACAAGATAGCGGTTGATGCCGCAGAAGGCCTCTCTTATCTGCACCATGATTGTGTTCCTCCAATTGTACATAGAGACGTGAAATCTAACAATATCTTGCTGGATGGAGAGTTTGGTGCAAGGGTGGCAGATTTCGGAGTAGCTAAGGTTGTCGAAACCACCGGAAAAGGAACAAAATCCATGTCTGTCATAGCAGGGTCTTGTGGATATATTGCACCAG AATATGCATACACGCTTAGAGTGAATGAGAAGAGTGACATATATAGCTTTGGTGTTGTGATACTAGAGTTGGTTAGTGGAAAGAGGCCGGTAGACCCTGAATTTGGGGAAAAGGACTTGGTTTCATGGGTTTGCACAACCTTGGATCAAAAAGGTGTGGAGCATGTGGTTGACTCAAGGCTAGATTCTTCTTTCAAACAAGATATATGTAAGGTGCTCAACATTGGCCTTGTGTGCACAAGCCCCCTCCCAATAAACCGGCCTGCAATGAGAAGAGTAGTGAAGATGTTGCAAGAGCTTGGCACCACCACCCCTCCTAACCCCAGATATCAACAGAACAAAGTCAACCAAGAATGA